One region of Quercus lobata isolate SW786 chromosome 2, ValleyOak3.0 Primary Assembly, whole genome shotgun sequence genomic DNA includes:
- the LOC115973601 gene encoding cationic peroxidase 1-like yields the protein MAFFSSSILSLVSPFFLFMFGIASAQLSSNFYSSSCPTALSIIQGAVSTAVSKEIRMGASLLRLHFHDCFVNGCDASVLLDDTTSFKGEKTAGPNANSLRGYEVIDTIKSQLESQCPGVVSCADILAVAARDSVVKLGGTTWTVQLGRRDATTASFNDAQSNLPSPFSDLSGLISAFSKKGFTAPEMVTLSGGHTIGQVKCSIIRTRIYNETNIDSNFAASIKKNCPSIGGDTNLSPLDQTAGVFDNTYFKDLVNKKGLMHSDQQLFNGGSTDSQVNTYSQNSAKFFSDFGSVMIKMGNLSPLTGSKGEIRTNCRKTN from the exons ATGGCTTTCTTTTCCTCCTCTATTCTCTCCTTAGTTTCTCCTTTCTTCTTGTTCATGTTTGGAATAGCTTCTGCTCAGCTATCATCCAACTTCTATTCGAGTTCATGCCCTACGGCTCTCTCTATAATTCAAGGTGCAGTAAGCACCGCAGTGTCCAAAGAGATTCGTATGGGGGCCTCGTTACTCCGCCTCCATTTCCATGATTGCTTTGTCAAT GGCTGTGATGCGTCTGTGTTGTTGGATGACACCACCAGTTTCAAAGGAGAGAAGACGGCGGGGCCCAATGCCAACTCATTGAGAGGATATGAGGTGATTGACACCATTAAATCTCAACTTGAAAGCCAATGCCCTGGAGTTGTGTCTTGTGCTGATATTTTAGCTGTTGCAGCTCGTGATTCTGTTGTTAAG TTGGGTGGCACTACATGGACCGTTCAATTAGGCAGAAGAGATGCAACCACAGCCAGTTTTAATGATGCCCAAAGTAACCTCCCTTCCCCCTTCTCAGATCTTAGCGGTCTTATATCTGCATTCAGCAAAAAGGGTTTTACTGCGCCAGAAATGGTGACTCTCTCAG GAGGGCACACCATAGGTCAAGTAAAATGCAGTATAATTCGGACTCGTATCTATAATGAGACTAATATAGATTCAAACTTTGCGGCATCAATAAAGAAAAACTGCCCGAGTATAGGTGGAGATACTAATTTATCTCCTCTTGACCAAACTGCTGGAGTTTTTGATAACACTTATTTCAAGGATTTAGTGAACAAAAAGGGCCTTATGCACTCAGATCAACAGCTCTTCAATGGTGGCTCCACAGATTCCCAAGTGAACACCTATAGCCAGAACTCCGCAAAGTTCTTCTCTGATTTTGGGAGTGTCATGATAAAAATGGGAAACCTCAGCCCACTTACTGGCTCAAAAGGAGAGATCAGAACCAATTGCCGAAAGACTAATTGA